A single window of [Clostridium] hylemonae DSM 15053 DNA harbors:
- a CDS encoding C-GCAxxG-C-C family protein, whose protein sequence is MNVKSEVSVAKITKDAEDLFRNGFFCSEAVVSSIRSNFEIDVPEAVISMASGFPVGIGRSKCLCGAVSGGVMAIGLVFGRTVQKDPQVEETMRLSKELHDWFKEASGKNAICCRILTKEFDMGQGEHKEQCVRFTGMVAGKVAEMIIREKGLKNTDE, encoded by the coding sequence ATGAATGTAAAGAGTGAAGTGAGTGTGGCAAAGATCACGAAAGATGCGGAAGATCTGTTCAGAAACGGATTTTTCTGCTCGGAGGCTGTCGTAAGTTCCATCCGCAGCAATTTTGAGATCGATGTACCGGAGGCCGTCATATCTATGGCATCCGGATTTCCGGTCGGGATCGGGCGGTCAAAATGTCTGTGCGGAGCAGTTTCAGGCGGAGTTATGGCGATCGGCCTTGTGTTCGGGAGAACGGTACAGAAAGACCCGCAGGTGGAAGAGACGATGAGGCTGTCTAAGGAACTGCACGACTGGTTTAAAGAGGCAAGCGGGAAGAATGCAATCTGCTGCAGGATCCTGACAAAAGAATTTGATATGGGGCAGGGAGAGCACAAAGAGCAGTGTGTACGTTTTACAGGAATGGTGGCCGGAAAAGTCGCGGAGATGATCATCCGCGAAAAAGGCCTCAAGAATACAGACGAATAG
- a CDS encoding cobalt-precorrin 5A hydrolase, with protein MSGKDDRAGALDFHSIFTYNTAMKEDKNLTIISFTDAGSRLSAALCRQYAKGRTACACYAPQLFAGRYGLRPLPEDAKGLIGELWEKEALLFIGAAGIAVRFIAAYVQDKFTDSPVIVMDEKGQYIIPLLSGHAGRAVELARELAGYTGGVPVITTATDVQGKFAVDMFALKNGLVIESRELAKKISAAVLEQEEIGFYSTFPVDGPVPEELRLCKAPGELKYYPYAVAVVDESDSREETAEDTVLRLRHKPRIVAGVGCRKGTEKGQLSAGLAEVLEANKILPGQLAAFASIELKKEEPGLIALAAEYGVPFQTFTAEQLSTVSAVSSHSEFVERVTGVDNVCERAALRFCQDGELIQPKICAQGATFALVRDRCRLSF; from the coding sequence TTGTCTGGGAAGGATGACCGCGCCGGCGCACTTGACTTTCACAGCATTTTTACTTACAATACAGCCATGAAAGAAGATAAGAATTTAACGATAATCAGTTTTACAGATGCAGGCAGCAGGCTGAGCGCCGCACTTTGCAGGCAGTATGCCAAAGGGCGGACGGCCTGCGCCTGTTATGCGCCGCAATTGTTCGCCGGCCGGTATGGGCTGCGCCCGCTCCCTGAGGATGCGAAGGGGCTTATAGGGGAACTCTGGGAGAAGGAGGCGCTGCTCTTCATCGGAGCGGCGGGAATCGCGGTGCGCTTTATTGCCGCGTATGTCCAGGATAAATTCACAGATTCTCCGGTCATTGTGATGGATGAAAAAGGACAGTACATTATCCCGCTTCTTTCGGGACATGCGGGAAGAGCAGTGGAGCTTGCGCGGGAGCTAGCCGGATATACCGGGGGTGTGCCGGTGATCACCACTGCGACCGATGTGCAGGGAAAGTTTGCCGTCGATATGTTTGCGCTTAAGAACGGGCTTGTGATCGAGAGCAGGGAACTTGCGAAGAAGATATCCGCGGCAGTGCTGGAACAGGAGGAGATCGGATTTTACAGTACCTTCCCTGTGGACGGCCCTGTGCCGGAGGAGCTGCGTCTGTGCAAAGCCCCCGGGGAACTTAAGTATTACCCGTATGCGGTGGCGGTCGTGGACGAGTCGGACAGCAGGGAAGAAACGGCAGAAGATACGGTTCTGCGGCTGAGACACAAGCCCCGTATTGTGGCAGGCGTCGGGTGCCGGAAGGGGACAGAGAAGGGGCAGCTGTCAGCCGGACTTGCGGAGGTGCTTGAGGCAAACAAGATCCTGCCCGGCCAGCTGGCGGCCTTTGCCAGCATAGAGCTCAAAAAAGAGGAGCCGGGGCTCATCGCGCTGGCGGCGGAATACGGCGTGCCGTTTCAGACATTTACGGCAGAGCAGCTCAGTACGGTATCAGCGGTCAGCTCCCATTCCGAATTTGTGGAGCGGGTGACGGGCGTGGACAATGTATGCGAGCGGGCGGCGCTTCGATTCTGTCAGGACGGAGAGCTTATCCAGCCTAAGATATGCGCACAGGGAGCCACGTTTGCCCTCGTCAGAGACAGGTGCAGACTGTCTTTTTAA
- the cobK gene encoding precorrin-6A reductase, giving the protein MDAKILLFAGTTEGRELAELLRGQGAKAYVSTATEYGKECVGEGGSITVCAGRMNEEEICWFIRKHDIALTVDATHPFARVATENIRRACKACGTAYIRCVRKRQSSAEDEDGVVYVASVKEAVDYLKETEGNIFISTGSKELKLYTEIADYRERCYARVLSTKEAVEESTALGFTGAHLMAMQGPFSTELNAAMLKYTDAAYFVTKESGKAGGYEEKKEAAGETGAVLVVVGRPKESGLSLEETKSYLIAYLEGLC; this is encoded by the coding sequence ATGGACGCAAAGATACTGCTGTTTGCAGGGACAACAGAAGGAAGAGAACTGGCGGAGCTTTTAAGGGGGCAGGGGGCGAAGGCATATGTGAGTACCGCTACAGAATATGGGAAAGAATGTGTGGGAGAGGGCGGAAGCATCACCGTATGCGCAGGAAGAATGAATGAGGAAGAGATCTGCTGGTTTATCAGAAAACACGATATCGCGCTGACGGTCGACGCCACCCACCCGTTCGCGAGAGTGGCCACAGAGAATATAAGGCGCGCCTGCAAGGCGTGCGGTACCGCATATATCCGGTGTGTGCGAAAGAGGCAGTCCTCAGCGGAAGACGAGGACGGGGTCGTGTACGTTGCTTCTGTAAAGGAAGCGGTGGACTATCTGAAGGAGACAGAGGGCAATATCTTTATATCCACCGGGAGTAAGGAACTTAAGCTCTACACAGAGATCGCGGATTACCGGGAACGGTGTTACGCCCGTGTTCTGTCCACGAAGGAGGCTGTGGAAGAAAGTACAGCGCTTGGATTTACGGGCGCGCATCTCATGGCCATGCAGGGCCCCTTTTCCACAGAACTGAATGCCGCCATGCTGAAGTATACGGACGCCGCGTATTTTGTGACAAAGGAGTCCGGGAAGGCCGGCGGCTATGAAGAGAAAAAAGAGGCGGCGGGGGAGACCGGGGCTGTGCTCGTTGTCGTAGGAAGGCCAAAAGAGAGCGGCCTGAGCCTGGAAGAAACGAAGTCATATCTGATTGCTTATTTGGAAGGATTATGTTAG
- a CDS encoding superoxide dismutase family protein: MPAARAKLKGAPGLEDIRGNVYFYSTYGGTVVVAEVYGIPEKTEQASGGFLGFHIHEGTSCTGNAQDAFAGAKGHYNPGKKEHPGHAGDLPSLLVKGGIAWMAVYTGRFYPEEVIGRTVIVHDMPDDFRTQPSGGSGAKIACGEIVVWEG; encoded by the coding sequence ATGCCGGCAGCCCGCGCAAAGCTTAAAGGGGCGCCGGGACTTGAGGATATCAGGGGCAATGTTTATTTTTACAGTACATACGGCGGCACGGTAGTCGTGGCGGAAGTCTACGGCATACCGGAAAAAACGGAACAGGCTTCCGGAGGGTTTCTCGGCTTTCACATTCACGAGGGCACATCCTGTACGGGAAACGCGCAGGATGCCTTCGCAGGGGCAAAAGGACACTATAATCCGGGGAAGAAAGAGCATCCGGGACACGCGGGAGATCTGCCGAGTCTGCTCGTGAAGGGAGGCATCGCCTGGATGGCTGTATATACGGGGCGTTTTTATCCGGAAGAGGTGATCGGGAGAACGGTGATCGTCCACGATATGCCGGATGATTTCAGAACGCAGCCCTCCGGCGGCTCAGGCGCGAAGATCGCGTGCGGAGAGATCGTTGTCTGGGAAGGATGA
- a CDS encoding aconitase X — translation MQLTEYEQEMLDGRYGEGMQAAIEILVKMGGLYGAERFLPVKNAHIDAAAYTTIWDAGTEFVEYLADKGAKVSVPTTINPMSMDTRRWREQYTSEAFAEKCERLRKAYMKLGVNPTWTCAPYQCTNVPVFGENVSWSESNAVNYVNSVVGARTERLPDLVDVCCAVAGRVPEYGLYLEENRAGEILFTLKGFDGSAFRDTVDYAVLGYLVGETAVNRVPVVLGLPESTMPDQLKAFSAAAASGGATSLFHAVGLTPEAPTLEAAFHGKTTYETVEITPAEVAQMRARLNTGDTEKVDMVLMGCPHLSFQEIKEIACGIEGKKVHEGTEFWIQTSHPIYELASLAGYVEVIEKAGAMLVRDTCLMEMEYNGIWRGKHFVTNSGKAAQYAPAINGVKITMADMAGCVEAAVTGKKPKEA, via the coding sequence ATGCAATTAACGGAATATGAACAGGAAATGCTGGACGGCAGATATGGAGAAGGCATGCAGGCTGCAATTGAAATTCTTGTCAAGATGGGCGGACTTTACGGGGCAGAGAGATTTCTGCCGGTAAAGAACGCGCACATTGATGCGGCGGCCTACACGACAATTTGGGATGCAGGGACTGAATTTGTGGAATATTTAGCGGACAAAGGGGCAAAGGTTTCGGTTCCCACGACCATCAATCCGATGTCCATGGATACAAGGAGATGGAGGGAACAGTATACCTCCGAAGCATTTGCGGAAAAATGTGAACGGCTCAGAAAGGCATATATGAAACTTGGCGTAAACCCGACCTGGACGTGCGCGCCATACCAGTGCACGAACGTTCCTGTCTTTGGCGAAAATGTAAGCTGGTCGGAATCAAATGCAGTAAACTATGTGAATTCAGTCGTAGGAGCCAGGACAGAACGCCTGCCGGATCTGGTGGACGTGTGCTGCGCCGTGGCCGGACGGGTACCGGAGTACGGGCTGTATCTGGAAGAAAACCGGGCCGGGGAGATTCTCTTCACACTAAAGGGGTTTGACGGTAGCGCTTTCCGGGACACGGTCGATTACGCGGTATTAGGTTATCTGGTCGGGGAGACTGCGGTCAACAGGGTTCCTGTTGTGCTCGGGCTTCCGGAAAGCACTATGCCCGATCAGCTGAAGGCTTTTTCAGCCGCCGCGGCGTCGGGAGGGGCGACCAGTCTTTTCCATGCAGTGGGCCTGACACCCGAGGCGCCCACTCTTGAGGCGGCGTTCCATGGAAAGACAACATATGAGACAGTAGAGATCACGCCTGCAGAAGTCGCGCAGATGAGGGCCAGGCTCAACACCGGGGATACGGAAAAGGTGGATATGGTTTTGATGGGATGCCCGCATCTGTCCTTCCAGGAGATCAAAGAAATTGCGTGCGGGATAGAAGGAAAAAAAGTGCATGAAGGAACCGAATTCTGGATCCAGACGAGTCATCCGATCTATGAGCTTGCGTCACTTGCCGGGTATGTGGAGGTAATAGAAAAGGCCGGCGCCATGCTTGTGAGAGACACCTGTCTGATGGAGATGGAATATAACGGCATCTGGCGGGGCAAGCATTTTGTCACGAATTCGGGCAAAGCCGCTCAATATGCACCTGCGATCAATGGCGTGAAGATAACGATGGCGGATATGGCAGGCTGTGTAGAGGCAGCCGTCACAGGAAAAAAACCAAAGGAGGCGTGA
- a CDS encoding sensor histidine kinase, with the protein MEKKRSIHGWLRRFSVQLPLFFLGTGLAVILILSGAVYFFSVNLLMDETVSKTHELLELSGTNLSTYIARVKGESNVFASDPTLRQYLSGNDEGPREGLLSRIGALLHNDGAIKSVVVVSKDGRILSNEADLDMSVSEDMMKEDWYIESIHNTMPVLTGARMQSFSDDKDNWVISISTEITGAAGENLGVLLMDMKYSVVEDHLSRLDLGTEGYVFLLNDKGELVYDKDTSYFSDPDKQKQLQAVLAEGDSYDKEQNMLTYQTRIENAGWTMVGVVSLDTLRMLEQQLFEAVLLTGVLLFGAVLLLCVLFTRRLAAPVADLKRGMNEIEKLAEISVHRHGFTEMELLAGNYNRMIRRVRELMEEVSEKEKTLRQSELNVLVSQINPHFLYNTLDTIVWMAEFGDSRKVIALTKSLAAFFRLSLGGGREMVTVADELEHVRQYLYIQKERYEEKLSYEISAPEELMDYTVPKIILQPVVENSIYHGIKPMDGPGKVTVTVQEDGDRLVFTVADNGVGFDTAAPAGKDASRKNGVGLQNVDGRLKLLYGPDYGVTVDSAPGAGCTVRLTVGRQVKSVPSVR; encoded by the coding sequence ATGGAAAAGAAGCGTAGCATTCACGGCTGGCTCCGGCGGTTCAGCGTGCAGCTGCCTCTGTTTTTTCTGGGCACGGGACTGGCAGTCATCCTGATTCTGAGCGGGGCAGTCTATTTCTTCTCGGTCAATCTGCTGATGGATGAGACTGTTTCCAAAACCCATGAGCTGCTGGAGTTAAGCGGAACGAACCTTTCCACCTATATCGCGCGCGTCAAAGGAGAATCTAACGTCTTTGCCAGCGACCCTACGCTCCGGCAATACCTTTCCGGGAACGATGAAGGCCCGAGGGAAGGTCTGCTGTCCCGTATCGGCGCCCTGCTTCACAATGACGGCGCCATTAAGTCAGTTGTCGTGGTCTCCAAGGATGGGCGCATCCTCTCCAACGAAGCGGACCTCGATATGTCGGTTTCGGAGGATATGATGAAGGAGGACTGGTACATAGAATCCATCCACAACACGATGCCCGTCCTCACCGGAGCGCGGATGCAGAGCTTTTCCGACGACAAGGATAACTGGGTGATCTCGATCAGCACGGAGATCACCGGAGCCGCCGGTGAAAATCTGGGCGTCCTGCTGATGGATATGAAATACAGTGTTGTTGAGGATCATCTGAGCCGCCTGGATCTGGGGACGGAGGGCTACGTGTTCCTCCTCAATGACAAAGGTGAACTGGTGTATGACAAAGACACAAGCTACTTTTCCGACCCGGACAAGCAGAAACAGCTGCAGGCGGTTCTGGCAGAAGGCGACAGTTACGACAAAGAGCAGAATATGCTCACCTACCAGACGCGGATCGAGAATGCCGGCTGGACCATGGTGGGCGTGGTGTCTTTGGATACTCTGCGCATGCTGGAACAGCAGCTGTTTGAGGCGGTGCTGCTGACCGGCGTACTGCTTTTTGGCGCTGTGCTGCTGTTGTGCGTTCTCTTTACCCGCCGGCTGGCCGCGCCCGTAGCTGATCTGAAACGGGGTATGAATGAGATCGAAAAGCTGGCGGAGATCAGCGTGCACAGGCACGGATTTACCGAGATGGAGCTGCTTGCCGGGAATTACAACCGGATGATCCGCCGTGTGCGGGAGTTGATGGAAGAAGTCTCGGAGAAGGAAAAGACGCTGCGGCAGTCGGAGCTCAATGTCCTGGTGAGCCAGATCAACCCTCATTTTCTCTACAATACTTTGGATACCATCGTCTGGATGGCAGAGTTTGGCGACAGCAGAAAGGTCATCGCCCTCACCAAGTCTCTGGCCGCTTTCTTTCGTCTGTCCCTCGGCGGCGGCCGGGAGATGGTCACCGTGGCCGATGAGCTGGAGCATGTGCGCCAGTATCTGTATATCCAAAAAGAGCGGTATGAGGAGAAGCTCAGCTATGAAATATCCGCGCCGGAGGAACTGATGGACTACACCGTACCAAAGATCATTCTCCAGCCGGTCGTGGAAAACAGCATCTACCATGGTATCAAGCCGATGGACGGACCCGGGAAGGTCACTGTGACGGTGCAGGAGGACGGAGACCGTCTTGTCTTTACCGTGGCGGATAATGGCGTGGGCTTCGATACTGCTGCGCCGGCCGGCAAGGATGCGTCCCGGAAAAATGGGGTAGGCCTGCAAAACGTGGACGGCCGCCTCAAGCTCCTTTATGGGCCGGATTATGGAGTCACGGTCGACTCTGCTCCGGGCGCGGGGTGCACCGTGCGGCTTACGGTCGGCAGGCAGGTCAAAAGTGTTCCAAGTGTGAGGTAA
- a CDS encoding response regulator transcription factor, whose amino-acid sequence MYQLLVVDDESIIRRGIRTFIDFDGLGISRLFEAENGEEAIAILEEEQIDLILADINMPKMDGLEFCRRAKERDPSVKAAVITGYDYLDYAIRAIKVGVDDYVLKPLSRDDIQTLLFRLVEKKKEADSLAAVRQEVNKLAAGAGAGGDAGVRAQMAKSLEEHLTDAGFSLSAMADELGYSISYLSTLFKKHFGANFRDYFLDLRLGRAKILLLSTRMKNYEIAAAVGIDDPNYFSVCFRRKYGKTPTAFRTEAGHGKEA is encoded by the coding sequence ATGTATCAGCTGCTGGTCGTGGACGATGAAAGCATCATCCGCCGGGGGATCCGGACGTTTATCGATTTTGACGGCCTTGGTATCAGCAGGCTTTTTGAGGCCGAAAACGGTGAGGAAGCCATCGCCATTTTAGAGGAAGAACAGATCGATCTGATCCTGGCCGACATCAACATGCCCAAAATGGACGGCCTGGAATTCTGCCGCCGTGCAAAGGAGCGGGATCCTTCCGTCAAGGCTGCTGTGATAACAGGGTATGATTATCTGGATTACGCTATCCGCGCCATCAAGGTGGGGGTGGACGATTATGTGTTAAAGCCGCTCTCCCGGGACGACATCCAGACGCTTCTTTTCCGTCTGGTGGAGAAAAAGAAAGAAGCGGACAGTCTGGCGGCTGTGCGGCAGGAAGTAAATAAGCTGGCGGCGGGCGCGGGTGCCGGCGGTGATGCCGGTGTACGTGCGCAGATGGCCAAATCTCTGGAGGAGCATCTGACCGACGCCGGGTTTTCTCTCAGCGCTATGGCGGACGAGCTGGGGTACAGCATCAGCTATTTGAGCACTCTGTTTAAAAAGCATTTCGGCGCAAATTTCAGGGATTATTTTCTGGACCTCAGGCTTGGACGGGCAAAGATCCTGCTCTTGTCCACACGGATGAAAAATTACGAGATCGCGGCGGCAGTGGGCATCGATGATCCGAACTATTTCAGCGTATGCTTCCGGCGCAAATATGGGAAAACGCCTACGGCGTTCAGAACGGAGGCGGGACATGGAAAAGAAGCGTAG
- a CDS encoding LysR family transcriptional regulator, translating to MNKYRIILDVYKTHSISKTAGRLNYTQSAISQAIKNFENELGFQIFRRSKAGMELISGMEEIIQSLENICHEEDKLSKFAKNLTSLDSGYIRIGSVQSVSYNWLPNLIKDFSDKYPNIRFELMIDGIAPLKAKLDNEQLDCVFTSKYMLPGYPFKQMDEDEMMLVMPENHRLAGRETISVSEIDYENFVMSANGLDEEAGIIFEENHIIPKVQYEPTEDFAALKMVELGFGLTIIPKLFLTGTTFRVYACPFEEHYSRILGIAYAPDKPLSPATRKFLDYIKTWELPRQYRT from the coding sequence ATGAACAAATACAGAATCATACTGGACGTATATAAGACACACAGCATATCAAAAACTGCCGGAAGACTGAATTATACGCAGTCGGCGATCAGCCAGGCGATCAAAAACTTTGAAAATGAACTTGGGTTTCAGATATTCCGCCGCTCCAAAGCAGGTATGGAGCTGATCTCCGGCATGGAAGAGATCATACAGTCTCTGGAGAACATCTGCCATGAAGAAGACAAGCTCAGCAAGTTCGCCAAAAACCTGACGAGTCTGGACAGCGGTTACATACGCATCGGCTCTGTACAGAGCGTCTCCTACAACTGGCTGCCCAATCTGATCAAGGACTTTTCCGACAAATACCCGAATATCCGCTTTGAACTCATGATCGACGGAATCGCTCCTCTTAAAGCAAAGCTTGACAATGAACAGCTGGACTGTGTCTTCACTTCCAAATATATGCTGCCCGGTTATCCGTTTAAACAGATGGACGAGGATGAAATGATGCTCGTCATGCCGGAAAACCACAGGCTGGCGGGAAGAGAGACCATCTCTGTGTCAGAGATCGATTATGAGAATTTTGTCATGTCGGCAAACGGACTTGATGAAGAGGCAGGTATCATATTTGAGGAAAATCACATTATCCCAAAAGTACAGTATGAGCCGACGGAGGATTTTGCCGCGCTGAAAATGGTGGAACTCGGATTCGGCCTCACGATCATTCCGAAGCTTTTTTTGACCGGCACCACCTTCCGCGTATATGCCTGTCCGTTTGAAGAACATTACTCCAGAATACTTGGGATCGCGTACGCTCCGGACAAACCGCTCTCTCCCGCGACCCGGAAATTCCTGGATTACATAAAAACGTGGGAGCTGCCGCGGCAGTACAGAACTTAG
- a CDS encoding aconitase X swivel domain-containing protein encodes MKEIKDFKVLLEGEVKGEALVSQDPLSFWGGVDPASGEIIDVHHDLRGENLTGKILCIPYDRGSCSGSGVLIEMVKTGTAPAAILCIEAEPVLALGPLIGQKMYGRGMALRTVSKEEYTLLRSGDIVTFTKDSICIGE; translated from the coding sequence ATGAAGGAGATAAAAGACTTTAAAGTGCTGCTGGAAGGGGAAGTAAAAGGGGAGGCGCTTGTCTCACAGGACCCTCTGAGCTTCTGGGGCGGGGTAGATCCTGCGTCAGGAGAGATCATTGACGTCCATCACGACCTGCGCGGAGAGAATCTTACGGGGAAGATACTGTGTATCCCCTATGACAGGGGATCCTGCTCCGGTTCCGGTGTGCTCATAGAAATGGTAAAGACAGGCACCGCTCCGGCGGCAATCTTATGCATAGAAGCGGAACCGGTACTGGCGCTGGGGCCGTTGATCGGACAGAAAATGTATGGACGGGGCATGGCGCTGCGCACCGTCTCAAAAGAAGAGTATACGCTGCTGAGATCAGGGGATATCGTCACGTTCACGAAGGACAGTATCTGTATAGGGGAATAA
- a CDS encoding TDT family transporter codes for MIKRIPLPVTGVMLGMAALGNLLQSYSEGVRLVCGAIAAVTGLLVLLKVILYPKQFAEDMKNPVTASVSGTFTMALMLLAGYAKPYLNSGADIIWYAAIVLHIVLIVYFTAKFMVHLDMTKVFASYYIVYVGIVVASVTAPAFGRTGTGTVLFWFGFAALLVLLALVTYRYMKYKNMPEPVQPLFCIYTAPASLCLAGYIQSVQPKSVVMISFLAILSTLIYLVVLVRLPAFLKMRFYPSYAAFTFPFVITAIGMKMTAACLANMGTPLPFLNYVVLIETIIAAVLTIYALIRYIASVCRQPGEQKAAHVETTT; via the coding sequence GTGATAAAAAGAATCCCTCTGCCTGTGACAGGCGTCATGCTTGGTATGGCGGCCCTTGGAAATCTGCTCCAGTCTTACTCCGAAGGGGTGCGGCTTGTCTGCGGGGCCATTGCCGCTGTGACAGGACTTCTTGTACTTTTGAAAGTGATCCTGTATCCGAAACAGTTTGCGGAAGATATGAAGAATCCGGTCACGGCAAGCGTGTCCGGTACTTTTACGATGGCGCTCATGCTTCTGGCGGGCTATGCTAAGCCGTACCTTAACAGTGGTGCGGACATTATCTGGTATGCCGCTATTGTACTGCATATTGTGCTGATCGTCTATTTTACGGCAAAGTTTATGGTTCATCTTGATATGACGAAAGTATTTGCCAGCTATTACATTGTATATGTCGGAATTGTAGTGGCCAGCGTTACAGCGCCGGCATTTGGAAGGACGGGGACCGGAACGGTTTTATTCTGGTTTGGTTTTGCCGCGCTGCTTGTGCTTCTGGCCCTCGTTACATACCGTTATATGAAGTATAAAAATATGCCGGAACCGGTACAGCCGCTGTTTTGTATTTATACAGCGCCGGCAAGTCTTTGTCTGGCGGGATATATACAGTCGGTACAGCCGAAATCTGTTGTGATGATAAGCTTTCTGGCCATACTTTCCACGCTGATCTATCTGGTGGTGCTCGTCAGGCTCCCGGCTTTTCTGAAGATGAGATTTTATCCAAGTTACGCGGCATTTACGTTCCCGTTTGTCATTACCGCCATTGGCATGAAGATGACGGCGGCATGTCTTGCAAATATGGGGACACCGCTGCCGTTTCTAAACTATGTAGTGCTCATAGAGACGATAATAGCTGCTGTGCTGACTATATATGCGCTCATACGCTATATCGCGTCAGTCTGCAGACAGCCCGGGGAACAGAAAGCGGCCCATGTAGAGACAACAACTTAA
- the pdaA gene encoding delta-lactam-biosynthetic de-N-acetylase encodes MKYLSSYKKWGKVLFIFAAAFLAGTLGAKAAEHFTGESVQTAADGNWGLSFQEDGQPPAGNATADELKKFDAFFKSDTEDKVIYLTFDCGYENGNTAPILDALKKHKVPATFFVVGNFISENPELIKRMKEEGHIVGNHTYTHPDMSKISTKEAFSDELGKVETLYKDITGEEMTKYYRPPQGKYSEGNLQMAKDMGYKTFFWSLAYVDWYQDKQPTKEEAFDKLLKRIHPGAVVLLHSTSSTNAQILDELLTKWEEMGYSFQPLDKLSKTK; translated from the coding sequence ATGAAATATCTCTCATCATACAAAAAATGGGGAAAAGTTCTGTTTATCTTTGCAGCAGCCTTTCTGGCCGGTACGCTGGGCGCAAAGGCAGCAGAACATTTTACAGGAGAAAGCGTGCAGACCGCGGCGGACGGAAACTGGGGATTAAGCTTTCAGGAGGACGGACAGCCGCCGGCCGGCAATGCGACAGCCGATGAACTGAAGAAGTTTGACGCTTTCTTTAAAAGCGACACGGAAGACAAAGTGATCTACCTGACTTTTGACTGCGGTTATGAAAATGGAAACACCGCCCCCATTCTCGACGCGTTAAAAAAGCATAAAGTGCCTGCCACTTTCTTTGTCGTCGGCAACTTTATATCTGAAAATCCGGAACTGATCAAACGGATGAAGGAGGAAGGACACATCGTCGGAAATCATACATACACGCATCCCGACATGTCCAAGATCTCCACGAAGGAAGCATTTTCAGACGAACTTGGAAAAGTAGAGACTCTCTATAAAGACATCACCGGAGAAGAGATGACAAAATATTACCGGCCGCCTCAAGGGAAATACAGCGAAGGCAATCTGCAGATGGCTAAAGACATGGGATATAAGACCTTTTTCTGGAGTCTCGCCTACGTGGACTGGTACCAGGATAAGCAGCCGACCAAAGAAGAGGCTTTTGACAAACTGCTGAAGCGGATCCACCCCGGCGCTGTCGTTCTGCTTCACAGCACCTCTTCCACAAATGCGCAGATTCTTGACGAACTGCTCACGAAGTGGGAAGAGATGGGCTACAGTTTCCAGCCGCTTGACAAACTGTCAAAGACAAAATAA